The DNA segment GACTCATTCACCGTCCCGATAGAAGATTGCGCTCTCATGCTCGGACAGAGGATCGTTGTCGACAATGCTCACATACTACGAGCCGTGGTTGGAATGATGAATCAGACCCGTTGTTTGCTTTGCACACACAATTGCCTGATTAAGCGCCTGCAGTGCCTCAGCACGCATCGAATCGGACGACACCTAACCGACTATCCTCCGGGAGAACACATCGACAACGAAAACGGCGTAGACAAACCCTTTCTTGGTTCACATAAAAGTAATGTCTACCACCTACACCTCAGCCCGGCCCGGGCACTTTTAATTCACGATTAACTAGGTCAGGTCTCAGATCCGAATCCTTCGGCTTGCGAGTAGCCAACGGCATCCTGCGCCTTGCCGCTCAGGCCAGCTAAGCCGATCAAGCGAGCAGTCTCACTCACGTCCAATACCCCTACCTTCTGGGCGCAGGACATGCCGCTTTCTTCACCCGTAGACATCATTAGTTTTTATTCTGGACCACACCGATACGTTCAAGAAGAGCGATGTCACGAAGGCGTCGCGAACTCAGCCCGCGGGCCTTGGATTGCCGATAACGACGTGAGTTAATGAAACCACCAATACGATAAGCTTTCAACGTGGTGCAAATGAATTCGACTGAGAAGCGATCACGATATCCGTCTATAAACGTGATCATTTCGAACACCCACGAGTCGAGTTCCGAGGCGAAAAAGCCGACGCAGCTTATCTGAACTTGTTCGTGTCACGAAGCTCTTGAACTTCCCGGTGCAGCCGAGCCTTTTTACCCGATCAGGTTTTATCTCGATACACACGACCTGGCCCATCTTATGGGCTTCTTTCACCCACTGCCGAGCAATGTGCGGAACAATGGAAACAGGAAAACACGGTCAACACTTAAGCCGAGTGTCCCTAAAAACTAAGCCACTCCAAGGGCCCTTAACTTCCTGATCACATTTCATACGGCTTTCCAAAATTCCCGTCCATTCAAACGGAAGAAACCCCGGGGTGCTACGAGCGGGAATCAAAAAACAACACTCAATTCATCTGGACCTAAAAACTTAGAACACTCCAGCACGGAAAGCCGAATGGTAGAATATTGCACATAAAGAATGTTATTCACATAAAAGCGGCTAGTTGAAGTCTTTAACATATGAGCCTCACGGAGACAAAACAATGAAAATTAAGATTGATTTCTTCTCGAAAAATATAGTAGAAGCTATCGGAGCAGGCATTTATCAAGTAAGTGTACTCAAACCTAATGGCAAACTCGGAGTATTATATATCGGTGAATCTGTTTTTACATTAGTGCGTTGCGCCACCCATTTGTATGGGCTAAAAAAGAACCCAGCCTATTTTGGTTTCACGGCTGACACGATAGAAGATAGTCAGATAACGTTAAAATTTGAGTTACTGGAAAAAATAAGCGACGAGGCTAAACGAAAGGCTCGCGAAAAGGAAATTATTAAAGCGACAGACAACATTATATGCCAAAGTCAGGTAAGCGATCGAATGAAGAGCATTGACGAAAAGGTCGAAGCTCTTACAAATTTTCTGAATAGCTAATATAAGGAGCTAACTGGCCTAGTAAAATCAGTTAGCTCCTTATATGAATAATGATCTTTCACTACGTCATAGTAGTGGAAGTCAGGCGCAGAATCGGTTCCAGAATCTGATCGGAAAACGATTTACTAACAGCTCTACTCCCACTCAATCGTGGCCGGCGGCTTCGAGGTGCAGTCGAGCATCACGCGGTTAACATCAGCAACCTCGTTGGTGATGCGGTTGGAGATCTTGGCCAGCACGTCGTATGGCACGCGGGTCCAGTCCGCCGTCATCGCATCTTCGGATGATACTGGGCGCAGCACGATCGGGTGACCGTAGGTACGGCCGTCACCCTGCACGCCAACGGAACGAACGTCAGCTAGCAATACAACTGGGCACTGCCAAATCTCCCGATCCATACCAGCAGCGCTGAGCTCTTCACGCACAATCGCGTCCGCTGCCCGCAGAGTCTCCAAACGCTCAAACGTCACATCGCCAACGATACGAATACCAAGGCCCGGGCCCGGGAACGGCTGACGCCACACAAGCTTCTCGGACAAGCCGAGCTCCAAACCAATCGCGCGCACCTCGTCCTTAAACAAGTCACGCAACGGCTCTACCAACGAAAACTCGATATCTTCTGGCAGACCGCCAACATTGTGGTGGGACTTAATATTCGCAGTACCGTCTCCACCGCCAGACTCAACAACGTCTGGATACAAGGTTCCTTGAACCAAAAACGCGAACTCCACGCCTTCCGGTGCTTCTTCCATCAACTTGATCTGCGCAGCCTCAAAAGACCGAATGAATTCGCGACCAATAATCTTGCGCTTTTCTTCTGGATCACGCACACCCGCGAGCGCGTTCAAGAACCGCTCCGACTCATCCACAGCCACGATCTTCATGCCGCGAGCTTCGGCGTAATCTTCAATAACCTGCTCGGCTTCGCCCTTGCGCAGCAAGCCGTGGTCGACGAACACACAGGTGAGCTGATCGCCGATTGCGCGGTGCACGAGCGCTGCCGCAACCGAAGAATCCACGCCGCCAGAGAGCGCACAAATCGCATGC comes from the Arcanobacterium phocisimile genome and includes:
- the guaA gene encoding glutamine-hydrolyzing GMP synthase yields the protein MNTTDLRPVIVVDNGAQYAQLIARRVREAGYFSQLVPHSMPTADLLAKQPAAIVLSGGPSSVYEPGSPSLDPAILDAGIPVFGICYGFQQMAQALGGKVDKTGLREYGATQADVVEKGVILGENATENVWMSHGDAVTQAPEGFVVTATTPGAPVAAFENREAKMFGVQWHPEVKHSEHGQDMLVRFLRDGAGLEPNWDSGSIIEDQIEKIRAQVGDKHAICALSGGVDSSVAAALVHRAIGDQLTCVFVDHGLLRKGEAEQVIEDYAEARGMKIVAVDESERFLNALAGVRDPEEKRKIIGREFIRSFEAAQIKLMEEAPEGVEFAFLVQGTLYPDVVESGGGDGTANIKSHHNVGGLPEDIEFSLVEPLRDLFKDEVRAIGLELGLSEKLVWRQPFPGPGLGIRIVGDVTFERLETLRAADAIVREELSAAGMDREIWQCPVVLLADVRSVGVQGDGRTYGHPIVLRPVSSEDAMTADWTRVPYDVLAKISNRITNEVADVNRVMLDCTSKPPATIEWE